The Rhodococcus sp. B50 DNA window GTCGCCGGTGCCTTCGTAGTCGAAACGCAATGCCGCGAGTCCGCGCTCGACGAGTTGTTCGGCGAGGGCTTTGACGCCCCGATAGGTGTCGAGGTGTTCCTTGCCGAGAGGTGGGCACAGCACCACCGCGCCGCGTGCGCGGCCGTCGGCGGGAAGGTGGACGTGGCCGAGGAGTGGGGACTCGGCGTCACCGAACCATGACGCGTGTCGCACATCCACTCCGTGACCTCCACTGTCGAAGGGGTGAAAGACGGGGTGATTTCTCGACCCGTTGTTCAACCCTGAATCTTCTTGCCGTTCGGACGTATTCGTATCGAGGGATCGCACCGGCCCGTTACCTTCCACCCTCGGCAGGGTCATAAAGTACCTTCCCTGTCGGTTCGAGGTCTTCGGAGGGATGGCTGTGCCCGGAATCTTGGTGCACGAATGGATCGCGCGCGACGGAGGTTCGGAGAAGGTTCTCGACGAGTTCGTCCGCACCTTTCCCGACGCCGACGTGCTGTGCCTGTGGGACGACGCCGATCGGTATCCGGAGCGGACGGTGCTCGAGAGCGGTCTGGCGCGTACGCCTCTGCGACGGAACAAGGCTCTGGCCCTGTCCGCCATGCCCTACATCTGGCGCCGGCGGCCCGGCGCGTACGACTTCGCCCTGGTCAGCTCGCATTGCTTCGCCCATCACGTCACCTTCCGGAGTGCTCCGAGCGGGTTCGAGAAGTTCGTCTACGTGCACACTCCGGCGCGCTATCTGTGGAATCCGGAGCTGGACGATCGCGGTGCCTCGCTCGCGGTGCGGTGCGCCGCGCCCCCGCTGCGGGCCCTGGATCGGCGCCGCGCACGGGAGGGTGCGCACTTCGCCGCGAACAGCGATTTCGTACGTCGCCGCATCGAACGCGCGTGGGATGTCGAGGCGCGCGTGATCTTCCCTCCCGTCGAGACGGCCCGCATCTCGTCGGTGCCCGACTGGCGTGACGAACTGTCCGCGGCCGAATCCGCTCTGCTGGAGCAGCTTCCCGGAACCTTCGTGCTGGGAGCATCGAGGTTCGTACCGTACAAGCGACTGGATTGGGTGCTCCGGGCCGCCGACCGCGCCGGTGTGCCCGCGGTGATCGCGGGATCCGGGCCGGAGGAGGGCCGGTTGCGACAACTCGCCGCCGAGGCGAAGGTGCCGGTCCACATCCTCGCGCGGCCGTCGGACGCGCTGCTCTATGCGCTCTACCAGCAGGCGCACGTCTACGTCTTCCCTGCGGTGGAGGATTTCGGAATCATGCCCGTCGAGGCGCGCGCCGCGGGGGCGAGCGTGATCGTCAATGCGCTCGGCGGCGCCGGCGAGACGGTCGTCGAGGGGGTCGACGGCCTGCGCTTCCACGAGGACACGGTGGAGGCCGTCGCCGAGTGCATCACGGCGATCGACGCCGTCCCGAAAGGGCGCGACGACGCCGTGACCGCGTTGTCCTCGGAGAACTTCCGGCAGCACATCCGCGATTGGATAGACGAGGAAATCGGACAAAGGTGATCTACCTCATACTACTTTCCAGTAGCAGACCTCTTGTCGTCGGTTCGTCCCTGTTGTACCTTTCTCCCCGGGTCGGGAGCCTGCTGGTGGGTTGATGGGGGATCGTCATGGCGCTGTGCCACCGACCGAGCTGCGCGCGCCGCCGCTCCGAAAATGTGTTCTTCTGCGAAGTAACCACGCGCACAAGCGATTCGAGTTCTTCGTAATAGTTCCGTTTCTGTAGGAAATCGCCAACGATTCTGTGATCCGTTCCACTGGAATGTAATTCGCGTTTCCTTCGATGAAACGGACATAATCACCAGATCGTTCATCGGGCTGTCGGGGCCACACTCCGGGTGGAGTAGGCAAGCAGGAGAAGCATGGGGATCGGACCCGAGGTGGCGCGGCGCAGTGCGCCGACCGACGACACCAGCGATGGCCGCACGAGCGACAGCCGCGGAAGTGTCCCGCGCAGGCATTGGCAGCGAACCTATCTGCGGTCGCTGGCGATCACCGACACCACGATCGTCATCGCGATCGTCGCCATCGTCGCCCTGGCGCAGGGGGCCGGGGCGATGACGGACGGACCGGTCTCCGGCGACACCTCGATGCCACGCGGACTCGGATCGTCGATCGTGGTGGCAGGTCTGTGGCTTGTGGTTCTCGCGCTCAACGGAACTCGGAAGAAGCCGATCGTGGGCAGCGGTGAGGAGGAGTACCGGCTCGTCACCAGAGCGACCCTGCAGGCCTTCGGTCTGCTCGCGATCGCCTCGTTCCTCGTCGACTCGTTCGCCACCGATCTCGACACCATCCGGATCTATCTGCTGCTGGCCCTGCCCGTCGGGCTCCTCGCACTCCCACTCGGACGCCGGTGGTGCCGTCGTGCGATCGAACGACGCCGGGTGCGGGGCGAGTTCCGGACCTCGGTGCTCGTCGTCGGCTCCGAACACGCGGTGGACGCGATGGTCGGATCGTTCGTCCGCGACACCTCGGCCGGCTACCGCGTCGTCGGCGTGTGCACCACCGGGTACACCGGGGAGAGCGACCGCACCATCACCGTCGCCGGGCAGGAGATCCCGGTGCTCGGGGCGGAGACCGACGTGATCAACGCCGTCAAGCTCTCCGGAGCGGACACGGTCGCCATCGCGGCCGGAACCCACTGGGGCAACGGCGACATCGGCGATCTCGCCTGGGAGCTCGAGCCCTACCGCGTCGATCTCGTGGTGGCTCCCGGCGTCACCGACATCGCCCTGCCGCGTCTGTCGATGCACCCCGTAGGTGGGTTGCCGTTCGTGCACGTCGAGGAGCCGCAGTACCGCGGATCGCACCGGCTCGCCAAGACGACCTTCGACCTCGTGTGTGCCGTCCTCGCCCTGACCGTGGCGGCGCCGGGCATGCTCGTGGTCGCCGCGCTGATCAAACTCCAGGACGGTGGTCCGGTCTTCTACCGGCAGGAGCGCGTCGGACTGGGCGGCACCGTCTTCCGCATGTGGAAGTTCCGGTCCATGGTCGTAGACGCCGATCGGATGGTCGATGCGGTCCGAACCCGGACGGGTCAGAACGACGCGACCTTCTACAAATCCTCCCGTGATCCGCGGATCACGCCCGTCGGACGGTTCATCCGCCGCACCAGCATCGACGAACTACCCCAGCTGTTCAACGTCCTCACCCGCGACATGAGTCTCGTCGGCCCGCGTCCGCTCGCGGTCGGTGAGGGGGAGAAGATCCCGGGCTTCGTCCCCCGCCGCATCCTGGTGCGTCCCGGTATGACGGGTCTGTGGCAGGTCTCCGGACGGTCCGATCTGTCCGAGGCCGACCGCATCCGACTCGACCTGTTCTATGTGGCGAACTGGTCGATGGTGCAGGACCTGCTCATCGTCGTGAAGACCGTGCGTGCGGTGCTGGCAAGCGACGGCGCGTACTGACCCCTCCCCGCCGCAGGGTTTCGTCGCCGAGGAGTGGGGAACCCTTCGAGCTCGTCCTGGAGTGTCGGCAGGAGGAGGAGAAGGTGAACACGTCCGTCCGAAGTTTCCATCCCGATCCCGACGACATCCCGCTCATCACCTCACTCGACCAGCTGGCCGATCTCGCGACGGATCCGCTGCTGTACCTGCGATATTCGAAAGGCCCGGCAGCGGACGCCGAGGACGGACCGAGTCGCGACCACGAAGCGAACGTGACCCTGCCGGGACTCTCGGTCACCACCCTCGCCCCCGAGCCGTGGTGGCGGCGCCCCGTCAAGGACTGGGTCGCCCGACGTATCTCCAAGTGCTCCGAGCTCGGCGAGGAAGACGGCCGGTTCGCGTGGATCCTCACAGGAAGGATGGTCGGCCGCGGTCCCGATCACGAACCGTTGCTCGTCGACGTCCGTCCCCACGCACGGCTGAGCACAGGCGTCCTGGACGAGGCCAGACGCTGGTACGACGAGCATTTCCACGTCGGCAGCGATTCCAGCAGGAGTGCGTGAGTATCGTTCGCGCAGAAGGCCGGCAGCCCACCCCGGCATGTCGCGGGGTGGGCTGCCGTCGCTGTCGTCAGACCAGATCGCGCGGTATGCGACGCTGCCAGTTCTGCGAATGGACCCGTCGATCACCGTGATCGTCGTCGAGTTCGAATGCATCGAGCTCGGCGTTGATCACGAACTCCTCAGGAGTGGAGGTGAGGATCGTGCGGGTGCGGACCTCGGTGCGCCAGTCGTCCCGTTCGTAGCGGCGCAGGGTGCGTGTCTCGCCGCGCACCGAATTCGGATCGTTGCCTCCGAAACTGAACCATTCCTGGGTGCGGCGCCGGATGACGGTACCGGTCTCGTCGATCCGGAACGACCCCTGGTCGTCGAGGATGTCGAGGGTCGACACGCCGGTCGCGAGGTCGCGGGTCGTCCGCCAGTGGTGTTCACCCGGCTGCAGGAGCGTGATCCCGAGTTCCGGAGCCGCCTCCGGCTCCCCGAACTCGCGCAGATGTGCGTCCTCCGGTCGCGGTGGCCGCACCGGCAGATGCAGATGTCCGCCGGTGTACACCGTCACCTCGGCGGGTGTCGGCGACGGCCACGCCAGGGGGAAGTAGGAGGTGGACAGCGACAACCGCAGGCGGTGCCCGGCCGGGAACACATGGGCCGTCCCGTTGAGCTCGATCCGGATGCGATAACGCCGTCCCGGTTCGAGGGCTTCCGGCTTCTCGCTGCTGTCCCGGTGAGTGAGGTTCAGCAACCCGTAGGTCACCCGGGTCGCCTCACCGTTCGGCGCGACGTCGGACAACCGCGCAGCGAGCATCGACACCGGACTGTCCGACGAGACCTCGAGCTCCACCTCGGGGCGACCGAGGATCTCCGTCGTGGTGTCGAGCGCCTCGGTCTCGAAGACGAGCGCACCACCGTCCTCCTCACGCTGGTCCGACGGGAGGTCGGGCGTCGCAGCGTAGGAGGCCCACTTGCCGGCGAACATGCCTACGCTCAAAGGGGACCGGAGCGCCAGCGGCCTCTCGTCGACCACAAGGGTGCCGTCGTCGTCGGGATGCAGCGCATGCCGATCGAAGGTGAAGCGGCGATTCCCGATGTTCGGTGACGGCCACGACGGTTCGGCCACCCACCGGCCCGGACGCTCCGCGTAGGACGGGTTCGGTGCGATGGCGTCCTGCATCCAGGCCCGCACCATCGGTTCGTCCATCACCCCGGTGTCGACGCCTTTGAGCCAGTGGTGCCACCACCGCACGACCTCCTGCAGGAACCCGATCGCCGGGCCGGGTACGCCGAGGTGCGGGTACTTGTGGCCCCACGGCCCGATCAATCCCTTGCGGGGGACGTCGAGATGTTCCATCAGCCGGAAGATGGCGTTGGTGTACCCGTCGGCCCAACCACCGACGGCGAGGACCGGGCACTGCACGGCCGAGTAGTCCTCGTTGACGGAGGCCCGTTTCCAGTAGTCGTCCCGGTGCTGATGTTCGAGCCACTTCTCGATCCACAGTCCGCTGCCCTCGAGGCGTTCGTGCCACATCTCGCGCCACCGGTCGCCGACGATCGCGGGATCGGGGGGCAGGCTGTTGAAGGCGAACATCACCGTCGCTTCGGAGAGGTTGTCGGACAACAGACAACCACCCATGTAGTGCATGTTGTCGACGTACAGATCCTCGGTGGCCGAGGCGCTGACGATCGCCTTCAGCGCCGGTGGCCGGCGCGCGGCGACCTGCAGGCTGTTGAAGCCGCCCCACGAGATGCCCATCATGCCGACGGAGCCGTCGCACCACGGTTGCGACGCCAGCCATTCGATGACCTCGCAGGCATCGTCGTGCTCGTCGGCGAGGTACTCGTCGCGCAACACCCCGTCGGAGTCGCCGCTGCCGCGCATGTCCACTCGCACACAGGCGTAACCGTGGCCGGCCATGTAGGGATGGTTCAGCGCGTCCCGACCGCGGGTGGAATCGCGCTTGCGGTAGGGAATGTACTCGAAGACCGCGGGTACGGGGTGATATTCGGCGTCGACCGGCAGCCAGATCCTCGCCGCGAGCCGCGCCCCGTCGCGCATCGTGATGAAGACGTTCTCGATGACACGGACCTCGTGTGGGAGGTCTGTGATCGTGTGCATGCCAACCTCCTCTCAGTTCTCCGGTGCAGGATCGAAGGTGAACGGAAGTGCCTCGAGCCCTTGTCGATAGCGCTGCTCGAGTTGTTCGACGCTGTCGGCACCGATGTACATGGTGCCCAGTTCGTAGCGATAGGCGTCCTGGTTGGGCAGGTCGGCGAGCCGGTCTCCGGGAGCGACGTCGATGCACACCAGGGCGCCGGGAATCGCTTCACGCAGGCGGGCGATGTCCGCTTCCGTGGGCACCGACGTCACGATGCCGTCCTCGTAGCGGGGGATGATGCACTTCGCCGCGACGGCGGATTCACCCTGCCGGTACGGCATCCGGGGCGGTCGGCCGAGCGCGATGTCGATGGCCACCTCGTGGTTGGAGCTCCCGTCGACCTTGGTGAACAACTCGCTGTGCGACTGGGAGATCCGCGTGTTGACCTCGATCAACCAGAGCTTGTCGTTCTCCTCGTCCCACATGAACTCGGAATTGAAGCAGCCGTTGTCGAAGCCGACGTGCCGAAGGTATCGCTCGGTGATGTCGATCATGCGTGCCTGCACCTCGTCGGGCACGGTGCTCGCCGGGTAGTCGAGGCGTTCGAAACTGTGCCCCGCCGCGTCCTTGCGCATGTCGAAGACACCATGAATGCCGAACTGTCCCTGGAACATCGTGCCCTCGGGGGCGGCCTGGATGCCGCTGACGACCTGCTCGGCGAGGCAGGTCGTGCCCGAGCTCTCCCCGATCTCGTCCGGAAGGTCGACGCGGCGCAGCACTTCGTCGAACGCATTGCCGACGAGTCCGATCTTCTCCCGGATCTCCACGAGAGCGTCGGCGAACTCCTGCTCGTTGCGGATCTCGAACCCGAGTTGCGACGAGTGCGACTTCACGGGCTTGACCCAGAACGGGAAGTCGAGGTCGATGCTGTCGAGTGCGTTGTCGTCGAAAGGGTCGAACGAATCGAACTTCGGGACGCACTCGGGGACGGATTCCTTCTGGGCCAGGCGGCTCCAGTACTTGTGTTCGGTGGCGACGATGCTGCGCAGCGACGGCGAAGGAATGTTGCGCTCGGCGGCGAGGATCGGAGCGAGCACGCTGGTGGGGAAGTCCCAGTGGGCGATGATTCCGTCGACGGTGCCGGGGAAGTCGTCAAGTTCGCGCCGGCAGGCGTCGAGAAGATCGTCGAACACGTATTCGTCGGGCTCGACCAGGCTTTCGTAGTCGAGCAACCCGTAGAAGCTCAGCTGGTCGGCTCCGCGTACGGTCTCGAGTTCCTTGCGCTGGATGTCGGTGAGTCCGAGAACGAAGATGTTGGTGCTCATCGATGAAGCCTTCCCGCTCTGTCGCGATATAAAACAAACAGGTAACGAAACAAACCGTCGGGAAGGTACATTCACGCGCAACCGCCCCGGTTCGCAGGAGCCGGGGCGGTTGCATGGAAAAAATCAGGGAGTGTCGGGATCGAGGGCGTCCTTGACCTTGCCCACAAGTCCCTTCTCCGTTCCCATTGCGGCAGAACGAGGCTTGCCCTGGGAACCGTCGTAGGTCGCATACAGCTTCGGGTCCGGCGGCGGCGCGCTCGCGACGTCGCCCAGCGGGACAGGGTCGGCGAGGAACGACATGGGTGTCGTGCCGTCGGGTCCGGTACCGTGCGCCCAGCGCCCCTGATCGGCGGCGGCGCCGTCCGACAGATGCCACAGGCTCGACGCGTGTTCGGAGTGTTCCTCGTCGAACAGTGCGTTCGGTGCGATCGGGCTGGGCTCGATGCCGTCGGCCTTCAGTTCCTCGATGGCGGCCAGCCACAGATTCTGGTGGTAGGTGTCGCGGGCGAGGTTGAACCGGAGCATGTCCTTGACGCCCGGATCGTCCGTCATGTTGTACAGCCGGGCGGTCTGCACCCTGCCCTGCGCTTCGGCAGCGACGTTGGCGTGGAAATCGGCGAGGAGGTTACCGCTGGCCACGATGAAACGGCCGTTCCACGGAACGCCGTTGCTGTCGGCGAGGGTCGGGCCGCCACCGGAGATGATGGCCTGCTGCGGATCCATGCCGCCGAGTACCGCTGCGACCACCGGGTCGGCGGCGGCGTTCTTGGTCGACTCCGTGGCGGGTGCGCCTTCGAGGAGACGCGCCACCATGGTGGCGATCATTTCGACGTGCCCGATCTCCTCGGTGGCGACGTCCATGATCATGTCCTTGTACTTGCCGGGCATTCGACAGTTCCAGCCCTGGAACAGGTACTGCATGGTCACGGTCATCTCGCCGTACGCGCCGCCGATCAATTCCTGGAGTTTGCGAGCGTAGACCGGATCCGGCTTTTCGGGCTTGACGTCGAATTGCAGATGGTCGGTGTGACGAAACATAGGTGTCCCCTCGAATGCCGAGTGTCGTGTGAGAATCACCGGCGACGCCGTGGTCTCGACGCCGTATCGGGAAGCCCGTGGGGGCTACGAGCGGCTACCCCTGTCGAGACGCTCTAAACACGATCCGGTATCTCCCCGTGCTCGTTCCGGTTTATGCCAACGTGGAGGTATGGAAGGTTGGTCGGATTCGACATTCGCAGATGTCGGGGAGGTGGCCCGCAGCCGAGCCGTGGGATGGCTGCGCACAGCCGCCGCGGTTCTGCTGACCCTGGTCCTGGTGGCCGGCGGGGTCGGGTTGCTCGGTGTGCGCAGTTCCACCGCGTCGGCCCGGGGTGGAGGCTACGACCTCGAGTTGACCTACCCGCGGATCGCGCGTCCCGGGCTCGATGTTCCGTGGTCGGTGAAAGTACATCGTGACGGGGGCTTCGAGGGGGAGATCGTCCTCGCGATCGACACGTCGTATTTCGAGGTCCTCGAGATGCGGGGGCGTCTACCCGAACCGTCCTCGGAGACAGCAGGCGACGGGCTGGCATATCTGACCTTCGATCCGCCGCCCGGCGACGAGTTCACCTTCGCGCTCGACGTGCGGATCCGCGCGGGGAAGCAATGGGGCGAATCGGGCTCCGTCTCAGTGATGGACGGCGAGAACTCGGCAGTGACAATCTATTTCGATACCTGGTTGGTGCCCTGATGGAAATCGTGATCCGCGCGCTCGTCCTGTTCCTGTTCCTGTGGGGAATCACCCGCCTCGTCGGTCGTTCCACCGTCGGTGAACTGAGTACATTCCAACTCGTGCTCTTCGTGGCCATGGGTGATCTCGTACAGCAGGGCATCACGCAGGACGACGTATCCGTGACGACCGCGGTCCTCACCATCGGCGTCTTCGCCATCCTGACCTTGGGGCTGGCGACGATCAACGCCCGGTACCCGAGAATGCGCGGGATCACCCATGGTGTCCCGGTCGTGATCGTCAAGGACGGCGAGCCGGACATGCAGAATCTGAAGCGAGAGCGCTTGTCCCTCGACGACCTTCTGGCGGCAGCGCGGCAGGAAGGGATCCGCCGTTTCTCCGACATCGAACTCGCAGTGCTCGAGACGAACGGCCGGATCTCCTTCTTCACCCGCACGCGTACGCAGGACGGCGCGCCGGAGGAACCGGACCCGGCCTGAGGACGGATGTCAGTCGGTGCGCCGTCCCGTCAGAGCATCGCGCAGCCGGTCCACCATGCCGATCCCCGGACCCACCGTCTTGTGGAACAGTTCGGAATGGGGCGCGGACGGATGCGGTCGGGTCGGCGCCAGCTTCTTGGCAGCTTGTACCTTCGTGCCCACCTCCACGAGCCTGTCGTGCCCGAGATGCGTCCTCAATGCCGGAAACTGCTCGGACTCCTCATCGTCCGCGTGGTGACGTAACAGATCCTCGAGCTTCTTCACCAGAGACGTGAATTCGGCACTCGCCGCATCTGCACCCTCGAGCTGCTTCATCACCTGCACGATCTCGTCGTGCTCCTCCTTGTCGTGTTCGACGGCTTCGGTCCCCCCGGGTAGGTGTTTCTCCATCTCCGGATAGACGAACATCTCCTCGGCAACCGCGTGCCTCATCACCTCGGCGATCGCGGCGTCGGTGAGGTCTCGGCGGTCGTCCGCATCGAGGGTGGTCTCTGCTCGACTCAGAAGTTCGAGCATCTCTCGATGGTCGTCGGTGAGGATGCTGACAACATCCGTGCTCTCGTGAGCGGATTCGTTCATCGGTGTCTCCCCTCGAATGGGTCAGGATTGTCCGGTATTGCCGGTCTCGGCCGGTTCGTCTTCGCCCTCCGCCTGGTCCGGCTGCTGCGGGGCCCTCGAGAGGAGATTGTCGGGATCGGCATCGGGATCCTGGGCCGGGTCGTACGAATCGGCGGAACCTTCTGTGCTGCTCATGTATGAAGGGGTTCACCGGTGTTGATTTCCGCAAACACAGGCATATCGGTGGACACAGGGGAGGCGGGAGCCGTGGACGAACCCCGGTCGATGAGAGCGTGGCAGGTGACCGAGCCCGGCCCCGTCGCCGGCCATCCGATGAGCTTCGGATCCGTTCCGCTTCCGGAAGCGGGCGCAGACGATCTGCTGGTGCGCGTGCTGGCGTGTGGCGTGTGCCGGACCGACCTGCACGTCGCCGAAGGTGATCTACCCGTCCACCGGGCGGGGGTCGTCCCCGGGCACGAGGTCGTCGGGGTCGTCCATCGGGTGGGCGAGGCGGTGGAGGGGTTCGCCCCCGGCGACCGCGTCGGGGTGGCATGGTTGCGGTCGACCTGCGGGCAGTGCCGCTACTGCCGTCGGGGCGACGAAAACCTCTGCCCGAATTCGAGATACACCGGTTGGGACGACGACGGCGGATATGCCGAGTTCGTCGCCGTGCCGGCGGCGTTCGCGCTACCGCTCCCCGACGGATACGACGACGTCGAACTCGCTCCGCTGCTCTGCGCCGGCATCATCGGCTACCGCGCACTGAAGCGCGCATCCGTCCCGGACGGGGGCAGGCTCGGCATCTACGGCTTCGGCGGCAGCGCCCATATCGCTGCGCAGGTCGCCATGGCGAAAGGCGCCGAGGTCCACGTCATGAC harbors:
- a CDS encoding hemerythrin domain-containing protein, encoding MNESAHESTDVVSILTDDHREMLELLSRAETTLDADDRRDLTDAAIAEVMRHAVAEEMFVYPEMEKHLPGGTEAVEHDKEEHDEIVQVMKQLEGADAASAEFTSLVKKLEDLLRHHADDEESEQFPALRTHLGHDRLVEVGTKVQAAKKLAPTRPHPSAPHSELFHKTVGPGIGMVDRLRDALTGRRTD
- a CDS encoding CocE/NonD family hydrolase, which translates into the protein MHTITDLPHEVRVIENVFITMRDGARLAARIWLPVDAEYHPVPAVFEYIPYRKRDSTRGRDALNHPYMAGHGYACVRVDMRGSGDSDGVLRDEYLADEHDDACEVIEWLASQPWCDGSVGMMGISWGGFNSLQVAARRPPALKAIVSASATEDLYVDNMHYMGGCLLSDNLSEATVMFAFNSLPPDPAIVGDRWREMWHERLEGSGLWIEKWLEHQHRDDYWKRASVNEDYSAVQCPVLAVGGWADGYTNAIFRLMEHLDVPRKGLIGPWGHKYPHLGVPGPAIGFLQEVVRWWHHWLKGVDTGVMDEPMVRAWMQDAIAPNPSYAERPGRWVAEPSWPSPNIGNRRFTFDRHALHPDDDGTLVVDERPLALRSPLSVGMFAGKWASYAATPDLPSDQREEDGGALVFETEALDTTTEILGRPEVELEVSSDSPVSMLAARLSDVAPNGEATRVTYGLLNLTHRDSSEKPEALEPGRRYRIRIELNGTAHVFPAGHRLRLSLSTSYFPLAWPSPTPAEVTVYTGGHLHLPVRPPRPEDAHLREFGEPEAAPELGITLLQPGEHHWRTTRDLATGVSTLDILDDQGSFRIDETGTVIRRRTQEWFSFGGNDPNSVRGETRTLRRYERDDWRTEVRTRTILTSTPEEFVINAELDAFELDDDHGDRRVHSQNWQRRIPRDLV
- a CDS encoding manganese catalase family protein, with protein sequence MFRHTDHLQFDVKPEKPDPVYARKLQELIGGAYGEMTVTMQYLFQGWNCRMPGKYKDMIMDVATEEIGHVEMIATMVARLLEGAPATESTKNAAADPVVAAVLGGMDPQQAIISGGGPTLADSNGVPWNGRFIVASGNLLADFHANVAAEAQGRVQTARLYNMTDDPGVKDMLRFNLARDTYHQNLWLAAIEELKADGIEPSPIAPNALFDEEHSEHASSLWHLSDGAAADQGRWAHGTGPDGTTPMSFLADPVPLGDVASAPPPDPKLYATYDGSQGKPRSAAMGTEKGLVGKVKDALDPDTP
- a CDS encoding DUF421 domain-containing protein, whose protein sequence is MEIVIRALVLFLFLWGITRLVGRSTVGELSTFQLVLFVAMGDLVQQGITQDDVSVTTAVLTIGVFAILTLGLATINARYPRMRGITHGVPVVIVKDGEPDMQNLKRERLSLDDLLAAARQEGIRRFSDIELAVLETNGRISFFTRTRTQDGAPEEPDPA
- a CDS encoding DUF6098 family protein produces the protein MNTSVRSFHPDPDDIPLITSLDQLADLATDPLLYLRYSKGPAADAEDGPSRDHEANVTLPGLSVTTLAPEPWWRRPVKDWVARRISKCSELGEEDGRFAWILTGRMVGRGPDHEPLLVDVRPHARLSTGVLDEARRWYDEHFHVGSDSSRSA
- a CDS encoding sugar transferase, producing MGIGPEVARRSAPTDDTSDGRTSDSRGSVPRRHWQRTYLRSLAITDTTIVIAIVAIVALAQGAGAMTDGPVSGDTSMPRGLGSSIVVAGLWLVVLALNGTRKKPIVGSGEEEYRLVTRATLQAFGLLAIASFLVDSFATDLDTIRIYLLLALPVGLLALPLGRRWCRRAIERRRVRGEFRTSVLVVGSEHAVDAMVGSFVRDTSAGYRVVGVCTTGYTGESDRTITVAGQEIPVLGAETDVINAVKLSGADTVAIAAGTHWGNGDIGDLAWELEPYRVDLVVAPGVTDIALPRLSMHPVGGLPFVHVEEPQYRGSHRLAKTTFDLVCAVLALTVAAPGMLVVAALIKLQDGGPVFYRQERVGLGGTVFRMWKFRSMVVDADRMVDAVRTRTGQNDATFYKSSRDPRITPVGRFIRRTSIDELPQLFNVLTRDMSLVGPRPLAVGEGEKIPGFVPRRILVRPGMTGLWQVSGRSDLSEADRIRLDLFYVANWSMVQDLLIVVKTVRAVLASDGAY
- a CDS encoding glycosyltransferase: MAVPGILVHEWIARDGGSEKVLDEFVRTFPDADVLCLWDDADRYPERTVLESGLARTPLRRNKALALSAMPYIWRRRPGAYDFALVSSHCFAHHVTFRSAPSGFEKFVYVHTPARYLWNPELDDRGASLAVRCAAPPLRALDRRRAREGAHFAANSDFVRRRIERAWDVEARVIFPPVETARISSVPDWRDELSAAESALLEQLPGTFVLGASRFVPYKRLDWVLRAADRAGVPAVIAGSGPEEGRLRQLAAEAKVPVHILARPSDALLYALYQQAHVYVFPAVEDFGIMPVEARAAGASVIVNALGGAGETVVEGVDGLRFHEDTVEAVAECITAIDAVPKGRDDAVTALSSENFRQHIRDWIDEEIGQR
- a CDS encoding ATP-grasp domain-containing protein, translated to MSTNIFVLGLTDIQRKELETVRGADQLSFYGLLDYESLVEPDEYVFDDLLDACRRELDDFPGTVDGIIAHWDFPTSVLAPILAAERNIPSPSLRSIVATEHKYWSRLAQKESVPECVPKFDSFDPFDDNALDSIDLDFPFWVKPVKSHSSQLGFEIRNEQEFADALVEIREKIGLVGNAFDEVLRRVDLPDEIGESSGTTCLAEQVVSGIQAAPEGTMFQGQFGIHGVFDMRKDAAGHSFERLDYPASTVPDEVQARMIDITERYLRHVGFDNGCFNSEFMWDEENDKLWLIEVNTRISQSHSELFTKVDGSSNHEVAIDIALGRPPRMPYRQGESAVAAKCIIPRYEDGIVTSVPTEADIARLREAIPGALVCIDVAPGDRLADLPNQDAYRYELGTMYIGADSVEQLEQRYRQGLEALPFTFDPAPEN
- a CDS encoding zinc-binding alcohol dehydrogenase family protein yields the protein MRAWQVTEPGPVAGHPMSFGSVPLPEAGADDLLVRVLACGVCRTDLHVAEGDLPVHRAGVVPGHEVVGVVHRVGEAVEGFAPGDRVGVAWLRSTCGQCRYCRRGDENLCPNSRYTGWDDDGGYAEFVAVPAAFALPLPDGYDDVELAPLLCAGIIGYRALKRASVPDGGRLGIYGFGGSAHIAAQVAMAKGAEVHVMTRSEDARTLARELGAASVQGAADAPPVPLDAAILFAPVGGLVPPALEALDRGGILSIAGIHLTDIPQLNYQRHLFQEREIRSVTANTREDSREFLAFTGQHRIRVATMRYGLVDADRALEDLAGDRVRGAAVLVP